One window of Bacteroides sp. AN502(2024) genomic DNA carries:
- a CDS encoding S46 family peptidase yields MNRLRLYLLALTALFVFSVKADEGMWLLQLMQQQHSIDMMKKQGLKLEAQDLYNPSGISLKDAVGIFGGGCTGEIISPEGLILTNHHCGYASIQQHSSVEHDYLTDGFWATSRDKELPTPGLKFTFIERIEDITDIVNAKIAAKEITESESFSNLFLQKLAHDLYLKSDLAGKKGIAPQALPFYAGNRFYLFYKKIYSDVRMVAAPPSSIGKFGGETDNWMWPRHTGDFSMFRIYADANGEPAEYSESNVPLKTKKHLSISIKGLKEGDYAMIMGFPGSTSRYLTVSEVKERMESENDPRIRIRGARLAVLKEVMNASDKIRIQYANKYAGSSNYWKNSIGMNKAIIDNDVLGTKAAQEARFAEFAKAQNNAEYAAVVKNIDALVAKTTPLNYQYTCLRETFFGAIEFGNIMLTKTREALLEKNDSVIAACMKALESTYESIHNKDYDHEVDRKVAKALFPLYAEMIPANQRPSIYKVIEQKYKGDYNKFIDDMYDNSIFANRTNFEKFTKKPSVKAIDNDLALQYCQSKYDLMDTLASQLKDMDQELALLHKTYIRGLGEMKLPVPSYPDANFTIRLTYGNVKPYDPKDGVHYNYYTTTKGILEKENPEDREFVVPAKLKELIEKKDYGRYALPNGDMPVCFLSTNDITGGNSGSPVLNENGELIGCAFDGNWESLSGDINFDNNLQRCINLDIRYVLFILEKLGNCGHLINEMTIVE; encoded by the coding sequence ATGAGGGTATGTGGCTATTGCAACTGATGCAACAGCAACACTCCATAGACATGATGAAAAAACAGGGATTAAAACTGGAAGCACAAGACCTATATAATCCGAGTGGTATTTCTCTTAAAGATGCTGTAGGCATATTCGGCGGTGGGTGTACCGGAGAAATTATCTCGCCCGAAGGTTTGATTCTGACCAACCACCACTGTGGCTATGCCTCCATCCAGCAACATAGTAGTGTTGAACACGATTATCTGACTGATGGTTTCTGGGCTACTTCCAGAGACAAAGAGCTCCCTACTCCGGGGTTGAAATTCACATTTATCGAACGTATCGAAGATATTACGGATATTGTCAATGCCAAGATTGCAGCGAAAGAAATTACCGAATCCGAATCATTCAGCAATCTATTCCTTCAAAAGCTGGCTCATGATCTTTATTTAAAAAGTGACCTGGCAGGCAAAAAAGGAATTGCCCCACAGGCTCTTCCGTTCTATGCCGGAAATAGATTCTATCTTTTCTACAAGAAAATATATTCGGATGTACGTATGGTAGCCGCTCCCCCCTCTTCCATCGGTAAGTTTGGAGGCGAAACAGACAACTGGATGTGGCCGCGTCATACCGGCGACTTCTCCATGTTCCGTATCTACGCCGATGCGAATGGTGAACCGGCAGAATATAGCGAAAGCAACGTCCCATTGAAAACCAAGAAACATTTGTCTATCTCTATCAAAGGATTAAAAGAGGGAGATTATGCTATGATTATGGGATTCCCCGGAAGTACGAGCCGCTACCTGACTGTATCAGAAGTTAAAGAACGTATGGAATCAGAGAACGATCCACGTATCCGTATTCGTGGCGCACGTTTGGCTGTTCTGAAAGAGGTAATGAATGCCAGCGACAAAATCCGTATTCAGTATGCTAACAAGTATGCGGGTTCCAGCAACTATTGGAAAAACTCCATCGGTATGAATAAGGCCATCATCGATAATGATGTATTGGGAACAAAAGCTGCACAAGAAGCCAGATTCGCGGAGTTTGCAAAAGCACAAAACAATGCTGAATATGCAGCAGTAGTGAAGAACATTGATGCCCTGGTAGCTAAGACAACCCCTCTCAACTATCAGTACACTTGTTTGAGAGAGACTTTCTTCGGAGCGATCGAATTTGGCAATATTATGTTGACTAAAACACGCGAAGCATTACTCGAGAAAAATGATTCTGTAATCGCAGCATGTATGAAAGCCTTGGAAAGCACTTATGAAAGCATTCATAACAAAGATTACGATCATGAAGTAGACCGCAAGGTAGCGAAAGCCTTGTTCCCCTTATATGCTGAAATGATTCCGGCAAACCAACGTCCTTCTATCTACAAGGTTATTGAGCAGAAATATAAAGGCGATTATAACAAATTCATTGATGATATGTATGACAACTCTATTTTTGCCAACCGGACAAACTTCGAGAAGTTTACAAAGAAGCCTTCAGTGAAAGCGATTGACAATGACCTGGCATTGCAATACTGCCAGTCTAAATACGACTTGATGGATACACTGGCTTCACAACTCAAAGATATGGATCAGGAACTGGCTTTGCTGCACAAAACTTATATTCGTGGTCTGGGTGAAATGAAGTTGCCTGTACCTTCTTACCCGGATGCGAACTTTACCATTCGTCTGACCTATGGTAATGTGAAACCTTATGATCCGAAAGACGGCGTACACTATAACTACTATACGACCACTAAGGGAATTCTTGAAAAAGAAAACCCGGAAGACCGTGAATTCGTTGTACCTGCCAAACTGAAGGAACTGATTGAAAAGAAAGATTATGGCCGTTACGCCTTACCGAATGGTGATATGCCAGTCTGCTTCCTGTCGACCAACGACATCACCGGTGGTAACTCCGGCAGCCCGGTACTGAATGAAAACGGAGAACTGATCGGCTGTGCTTTTGATGGCAACTGGGAATCATTAAGCGGTGATATCAACTTCGACAACAACTTGCAACGTTGTATTAACCTAGATATCCGTTACGTCCTGTTCATTCTGGAAAAGTTAGGAAACTGCGGACACCTGATCAATGAAATGACAATCGTAGAATAA